One Anopheles marshallii chromosome 3, idAnoMarsDA_429_01, whole genome shotgun sequence genomic region harbors:
- the LOC128712239 gene encoding endocuticle structural glycoprotein SgAbd-2-like, whose product MKMYIVAALGMMLVASGMVAAEQYHHAPEYDHAPAKHIPIVHSESYSSHDGSYKFAYESGNGITAQEEGFVKNAGSKDHEVQVAHGSYSYTDPHGVPVSLSYVADENGFQVQGSHVPTPPPVPKELVDAYAKAASQPQSHDEPEYAQPAQHGYSAY is encoded by the exons ATGAAGATG TACATTGTCGCCGCGCTGGGAATGATGCTGGTGGCATCGGGCATGGTTGCCGCCGAGCAGTACCATCACGCACCAGAGTACGACCATGCACCGGCCAAACACATACCGATCGTGCACAGCGAATCGTACAGCAGCCACGATGGTAGCTACAAGTTCGCGTACGAATCGGGCAACGGCATTACGGCCCAGGAGGAAGGTTTCGTCAAGAATGCCGGCAGCAAGGACCACGAGGTGCAGGTCGCCCACGGCTCGTACTCGTACACCGACCCGCACGGTGTGCCCGTCTCGCTCAGCTACGTGGCCGATGAGAACGGGTTCCAGGTGCAGGGTTCGCACGTGCCGACACCGCCGCCGGTCCCGAAGGAGCTGGTCGATGCTTACGCCAAGGCCGCCAGCCAGCCCCAGAGCCACGATGAGCCGGAGTACGCTCAACCCGCTCAGCACGGTTACAGTGCGTACTAG
- the LOC128713812 gene encoding endocuticle structural glycoprotein SgAbd-3-like: MKFVAVFAFVCLLGVCLAEDTSIVSDDKEMNVDGSYKFFYEQSDGQKREEKAELKASSADPEVQAISVSGSYEYTDNNGKRYLVTYTADENGYRPMVKQL; encoded by the exons ATGAAATTC GTCGCGGTGTTTGCATTTGTGTGCCTGTTGGGTGTGTGCCTTGCCGAAGATACCTCCATCGTGTCCGACGACAAGGAGATGAACGTTGACGGCAGCTACAAGTTCTT CTACGAGCAGTCCGATGGACAGAAGCGTGAAGAAAAGGCAGAGCTGAAGGCATCCTCTGCGGATCCGGAAGTGCAGGCCATCTCGGTTAGCGGATCGTACGAGTACACCGACAACAACGGCAAGCGCTATCTCGTCACTTACACCGCCGACGAGAACGGGTACCGTCCAATGGTGAAGCAGCTGTAA
- the LOC128712211 gene encoding flexible cuticle protein 12-like yields the protein MKCLIVLAALIAIAACAPQGDIEVRKLDIDHAGLVDGSYSFSYDQSDDHKREESAVLKTVKNFDNEDVPALAITGQYEFTDPDGKRYIVKYTADENGFNPTITEA from the exons ATGAAGTGCCTG ATCGTTCTCGCTGCTCTGATCGCCATCGCGGCGTGCGCACCCCAGGGTGACATCGAGGTCCGCAAGCTGGATATCGACCATGCCGGTCTGGTGGACGGTTCGTACAGCTTCAGCTACGATCAGTCGGACGATCACAAGCGCGAAGAGTCGGCGGTGCTGAAGACGGTGAAGAACTTCGACAACGAGGATGTGCCGGCGCTGGCCATCACCGGCCAGTACGAGTTCACCGATCCGGACGGCAAGCGCTACATCGTCAAGTACACCGCCGACGAGAACGGTTTCAACCCGACCATCACCGAGGCCTAA